The Streptomyces venezuelae genomic interval CCGCGGTCCCGTCCTCGAGCGCGCCTCAGGCGAACTTCGCCTTGCCCGGGCCCTCCTCGACGAAGCTGCGCATCCCGGCCTCCCGGTCCGCGGTCGCGAACAGCCCGGCGAACCAGGTGCGTTCGATCGCGAGACCGGTGTCGATGTCGGTCTCCAGACCCTGGTCGACGGCCTCCTTCGCGGCCCGCAGGGCGACGGCCGGACCCTGTGCCAGCTTCGCGGCCCAGGCGTGCGCCTGCTCGTACACCTCGGCGGCCGGGACGACCCGGTCGACCAGGCCGAGCGTGAGGGCCTCGTCCGCCTTCACCATGCGGCCGGTGAAGATGAGGTCCTTGGCGCGGGAGGGGCCGACCAGCCGGGAGAGCCGCTGGGTGCCGCCCGCACCGGGGATGAGGCCGAGCAGGATCTCCGGCTGACCCAGCTTCGCGTTGTCGGCGGCGATCCGGTAGTCGGCGCAGAGCGCGAGCTCGCAGCCGCCCCCGAGGGCGTAGCCGGTGACGGCGGCGACGACGGGCTTCGGGATGCGGGCGATCGCCGTGAAGGAGTCCTGGAGGGCGCGCGAGCGCTTGACCATGGCCACGTGGTCCATGACCTGCATCTCCTTGATGTCCGCGCCGGCCGCGAACACCTTCTCGCCGCCGTAGAGGATCACGGCCCGCACGTCGTCGCGGTCGGTCGCCTCCTGGGCCAGCTCGCGCAGCCGGTCCTGGGTGGCGATGTCGAGCGCGTTCATCGGGGGGCGGTCGAGGCGGATCGTGCCGACGCCGTCGGCGACTTCGAGGTTCACAGTCATGGAGGGAAGGTTAGTCGGCGTTAACGTGAAGAGACCCGGTGCTGTTGCTCACAGCACCGGGTCCCTCACGAACGACTTGCTCGACGACTTACTTGGTCCACTCCGACCACGGCATGTTCCAGCCGTTGAGGCCGTTCTCCGGCTGGATCTGCTTGTCCTTGGAGTTCTTGACGACGATCACGTCACCGATGATCGAGCGGTCGTAGAACCAGGCGGCCGGGGTCGAGCTGTCGCCCGCGCCGCGCGTGTCCGACAGGCCGACGCAGCCGTGGCTGACGTTGGAGGAGCCGAAGGTGCTCTTCGGGGCCCAGTAGTTGCCGTGCACGAAGGTGCCCGAGGTGGAGAGCCGCATCGCGTGCGGGACGTCCTTGATGTCGTACTCGCCGCCGAAGCCGACCGTGGCCCCGTTCATGCGGGTCACCTTGTACTTCTCGCTGATGACCATCTGGCCGTTGTACGTGGTCGTCGACGGGGCGCCCGCGGTGATCGGCAGCGTCTTGATGATCGAGCCGTCCCGCTCGATCTTCATCGTCTTGGCGCTGGCGTCGACGGTGGAGACCTGACGGCGGCCGATGGTGAAGCTGATCGTCTTCTTCTGCTTGCCGTAGACGCCCGGGCGGCCCTCGACGCCGTCCAGGTTGAGGTCGACCGTGACCTTGGTGCCCGCGGCCCAGTACTCCTCCGGGCGGAAGTCGAGGCGGTCGTTGCCGAACCAGTGCCCCTCGATCTCCACGGCCGGCTCGGCCGTCACCTTGATGGCCTTCTCGACGGCGTCCGGGTCGGTGATGCCCCGGGTGAAGTTGATGGAGACCGGCATGCCGACGCCGACGGTCGAACCGTCCTCCGGCGTGTAGTGGCCGATGAAGGTGTTCTTCGGGACCAGGGTGGTGAAGGTGGTGTCCTTCGCCGACTCGCGGCCCTCGGCGTCCTTCGCGACCGCGTGGACCTTGTACTGGGTCCCCGCGGACAGGTGGGCGGTGGGCGCCCAGCTGGCACCGTCCGCCGCGATCTTGCCCTCGACCGCGATGCCCTTGGAGTCGGCGACCGTGACCGTGGCCAGCTTGCCCTGCGCGGCGGTGACCTTGAGGGCCCCGCTGGTGGCGACCGAGTCGGCACCGTCCTTCGGAAGGATCGTCACGACCGCCTGGGAGGCGGCGTTCTCCGGCTTGCCGCTCCCTTGCGATGCCGGGTCCTGGCCCCCCTTGGCGCCGCCGGTCTCGCCGCCGCCGCAGGCGGTGAGGACGAGGAGCAGAGCCCCCGCGGCCAGCGCCTGCAGACGGACGCCCCCGCGTCGTCGGCCGCGCCGGCCCGTAGCTCCTACCGATGCCCCCGATATCGGCTGCCCGTTCACTGTGGTCGTCTCCCCTCGCACGGCCTGGCACTGCCACGGCCCCACCCCCGTGCGCATCCGCTCGCGCACACGGCGCTAGATAATCACACCGCAGGACACGAAAGATCCTCGCGAATGTCACCGTTCCGTCCCGATCGGCGTGCTAGGGCGAGAAGGTGATGACCTGGTGGCGAAAGGGGCGCAAGAGGGACGACGGGGACCCCTCACCTCAGCGCCGAACCGGCCTTCCAGTGGACCCAGTCCATGTTCCAGCCGCCGAGCCCGTTGTCGGGAGCGACCTTCCGGTCACGCGAGTTGACCACCTCCACCACGTCGCCGATGAGCGTCCGGTCGAAGAACCAGCCCGCCGGGGAGTCCGCGCTGCCGCCCTTCTCGTCCCGGAGCCCCACACAGCCGTGGCTGACGTTGGCCGAGCCGAACGTGGAGGGCGAGGCCCAGTAGTTGCCGTGCAGGAAGGTCCCCGACTCGGTGAGCCGCATCGCGTGCGGGACGTCCTTGATGTCGTACTCGCCTCCGAAGCCGACCGTCCGCCCGTCCATCCGCGTCACGTCGTACAGCTCCGTGACGACCATTTTGCCGTTGTACGTGGTGGTCTTCGGCGCGCCCGCGGTGATCGGTACCGTGGCCAGGACCTTCCCGTCCCTGCGGACCTCCATCGTGTGCGCGGCGGCGTCGACGACGGAGACCTGGGAGCGGCCGACCGTGAAGCCGACCTTCTTGCGCTGGATGCCGTACACGCCGGGCGCCCCCTCGACGTCGCGGAGCGCGAGGTCGACGGTGACCTTCGTGCCCGGCTGCCAGTACGCGGCGGGGCGGAAGTCGAGCCGCTCCTTGCCGAACCAGTGGCCGACGACCTCGACCGGCGGGTCCGAGGTGATGCGCACGGCGCGCTCGACGTCGTCGCGGTTCTCGATGGGCCGGTTGAAGGAGAAGGAGACGATCATGCCGGTGCCGACAGTGGAACGGTTCTCCGGCTTGAAGTAGCCGATGAACCGGCTCTCCGGCACCACGGTCGTGAAG includes:
- a CDS encoding enoyl-CoA hydratase/isomerase family protein produces the protein MTVNLEVADGVGTIRLDRPPMNALDIATQDRLRELAQEATDRDDVRAVILYGGEKVFAAGADIKEMQVMDHVAMVKRSRALQDSFTAIARIPKPVVAAVTGYALGGGCELALCADYRIAADNAKLGQPEILLGLIPGAGGTQRLSRLVGPSRAKDLIFTGRMVKADEALTLGLVDRVVPAAEVYEQAHAWAAKLAQGPAVALRAAKEAVDQGLETDIDTGLAIERTWFAGLFATADREAGMRSFVEEGPGKAKFA
- a CDS encoding Ig-like domain-containing protein; protein product: MNGQPISGASVGATGRRGRRRGGVRLQALAAGALLLVLTACGGGETGGAKGGQDPASQGSGKPENAASQAVVTILPKDGADSVATSGALKVTAAQGKLATVTVADSKGIAVEGKIAADGASWAPTAHLSAGTQYKVHAVAKDAEGRESAKDTTFTTLVPKNTFIGHYTPEDGSTVGVGMPVSINFTRGITDPDAVEKAIKVTAEPAVEIEGHWFGNDRLDFRPEEYWAAGTKVTVDLNLDGVEGRPGVYGKQKKTISFTIGRRQVSTVDASAKTMKIERDGSIIKTLPITAGAPSTTTYNGQMVISEKYKVTRMNGATVGFGGEYDIKDVPHAMRLSTSGTFVHGNYWAPKSTFGSSNVSHGCVGLSDTRGAGDSSTPAAWFYDRSIIGDVIVVKNSKDKQIQPENGLNGWNMPWSEWTK
- a CDS encoding Ig-like domain-containing protein; translation: MAGLVGCTGTGGEGGVDISLPGKARAPGDVIRVSPEDGSRGVSAEGPVEVRVDSGRLERVTVVQVEDAQRTRVPGEISADGLSWRPRADARLALAAKYSVDAVALDAHGRRSARHTTFTTVVPESRFIGYFKPENRSTVGTGMIVSFSFNRPIENRDDVERAVRITSDPPVEVVGHWFGKERLDFRPAAYWQPGTKVTVDLALRDVEGAPGVYGIQRKKVGFTVGRSQVSVVDAAAHTMEVRRDGKVLATVPITAGAPKTTTYNGKMVVTELYDVTRMDGRTVGFGGEYDIKDVPHAMRLTESGTFLHGNYWASPSTFGSANVSHGCVGLRDEKGGSADSPAGWFFDRTLIGDVVEVVNSRDRKVAPDNGLGGWNMDWVHWKAGSALR